A genomic region of Populus nigra chromosome 11, ddPopNigr1.1, whole genome shotgun sequence contains the following coding sequences:
- the LOC133668383 gene encoding uncharacterized protein LOC133668383, which translates to MGLSKKLSSKSSRDSDDFEEFDDMESEQLLTTMEDYEDDREDDEDEEDEEEEDGEEEEEDEDEEDGEEGEEQEEEDEESGKDGEMEDLEKEYMNLRNQEQDIWKNLKRHKDEDLIKGQAVKNQKALWDKTLEFRFLLQKAFANSNRLPQEPVRSSFCDSDEVVGMAYADVITSSKKTLESLLELQEALLEKNPSISQSSNGDSGQVTKKHSKDSTNSDAEEDIDWLRISEMQKRIAPFRNKSIDKWQRKTQVTTGAAAMTGKLQAFNQNISEQVAAYMRDPTKMVRQMQQRRSTIGVFGAVPELTSNASGEETCPDGDPELLNDTEFYQQLLKEFLENVDPASTEATFYALKRLQTKKRKIVDRRASKSRKIRYNVHEKIVNFMAPQPMNIPPMAPKVFENLFGLKTQKPAVDS; encoded by the exons ATGGGGTTATCCAAGAAGCTGTCAAGTAAATCAAGCAGAGATAGTGACGATTTTGAAGAGTTTGATGACATGGAAAGCGAGCAGCTTCTTACTACC ATGGAAGATTATGAAGATGATAGGGAAGACGACGAAGATGAAgaggatgaggaggaggaggacggcgaagaggaagaggaagatgaGGACGAGGAGGATGGAGAAGAAGGAGAggagcaagaagaagaagacgaagagaGTGGAAAAGATGGCGAGATGGAAGACCTTGAGAAAGAATATATGAATCTTCGCAATCAAGAGCA agATATATGGAAGAATCTTAAACGCCACAAGGATGAAGATCTCATTAAAGGTCAAGCAGTGAAGAACCAGAAG GCTCTCTGGGACAAAACTCTTGAGTTCAGATTCTTACTTCAAAAAGCATTTGCAAACTCAAACAGATTACCGCAG GAACCGGTTAGGTCTTCATTTTGTGATTCTGATGAAGTAGTTGGGATGGCATATGCTGATGTGATTACCTCATCCAAGAAGACTTTGGAATCTCTACTGGAACTACAGGAG GCTTTGCTCGAGAAGAATCCATCAATTTCTCAATCTTCTAATG GTGATTCTGGACAGGTCACTAAGAAGCATTCAAAAGATTCGACAAATTCGGATGCCGAAGAGGATATAGATTGGTTAAGAATTTCTGAGATGCAAAAGAG AATAGCTCCTTTCCGAAACAAATCAATAGATAAATGGCAGAGAAAGACACAGGTGACAACTGGTGCTGCTGCCATGACAGGAAAATTGCAGGCTTTTAATCAG AATATCAGTGAACAAGTTGCTGCTTATATGAGGGATCCAACTAAAATGGTCAGGCAAATGCAACAAAGAAGATCAACCATTGGTGTTTTTGGAGCT GTTCCTGAGTTGACAAGCAATGCCAGTGGAGAG GAAACATGTCCCGATGGTGATCCTGAACTTCTAAATGATACCGAATTTTATCAGCAGTTATTGAAAGAATTTTTGGAGAATGTCGACCCCGCATCCACCG AGGCGACCTTTTATGCTCTAAAAAGGTTGCAAACTAAGAAGAGAAAGATTGTTGATCGGCGTGCTTCAAAGAGTCGAAAGATCAG GTACAACGTCCATGAAAAGATTGTCAATTTCATGGCTCCTCAGCCAATGAACATTCCTCCCATGGCCCCAAAAGTATTTGAGAATTTATTTGGATTGAAGACACAAAAGCCTGCTGTAGATTCATAA